A window from Corynebacterium urogenitale encodes these proteins:
- a CDS encoding acyltransferase family protein, which yields MTHPAHTDPAALVGDRPATGKALKAVARRRVEWADSAKGLSIIGVCLMHVVTAIPGGTETGWGLFSSLLDPLRMPLFFLVSGLFAHRVITRNLEDLWYRRLWFLLVPYLVFTPIQAAIRLNITNELTPWSLVKAVALGDPGLWFLYTLMLYNIAAVVLRHQPPWLAVVISMVPLFVGAFSGLVVEQSFRQSMMYAPVFFLGLHFRTFFFSLSRRASHLPTVAAVALLFVAWEFVFRHVTSHLYTDWSETVAGQSAVLSLVRTFTAVPFGVIIAVWISRTPLLSNCVNFVGRNTLPIYCTHHAALHFVNSDLLPFLSRQNPAVATALESVDVRIYVGFATCFLAGSVFYWVGKTPILGWTLHPPKLPRRNAR from the coding sequence ATGACACACCCCGCACACACAGACCCCGCCGCCTTAGTAGGTGACCGCCCAGCAACGGGAAAGGCGCTTAAGGCGGTGGCTCGACGACGGGTGGAATGGGCGGATAGCGCCAAGGGGCTGTCCATTATCGGGGTGTGCTTGATGCACGTCGTGACTGCCATCCCCGGTGGCACGGAGACTGGGTGGGGGCTATTTTCTTCGCTGCTGGATCCACTCCGCATGCCTTTGTTTTTCCTGGTATCTGGCCTTTTTGCGCACCGTGTGATCACCCGCAACCTGGAAGACCTGTGGTATCGCCGGCTGTGGTTCCTGCTGGTGCCGTACTTGGTGTTCACACCGATCCAGGCTGCGATTCGTTTGAACATCACCAATGAGCTCACGCCGTGGAGCCTGGTCAAGGCCGTGGCATTGGGGGATCCCGGGCTGTGGTTCCTCTATACCCTGATGTTGTACAACATCGCCGCGGTGGTGCTCCGGCACCAGCCGCCTTGGTTAGCCGTTGTGATTTCCATGGTGCCGTTATTTGTGGGTGCTTTTAGCGGCCTGGTCGTGGAACAGTCATTCCGCCAGTCGATGATGTACGCTCCGGTTTTCTTCCTCGGCCTGCACTTCCGTACTTTTTTCTTCTCGCTTTCGCGCCGGGCAAGCCACCTGCCGACGGTTGCAGCTGTCGCGCTATTGTTCGTGGCCTGGGAGTTCGTGTTCCGCCACGTGACCTCCCATCTTTATACGGATTGGTCGGAGACGGTGGCTGGGCAGTCCGCGGTGTTGTCGCTGGTTCGGACCTTCACGGCAGTGCCTTTCGGAGTCATCATTGCCGTCTGGATTTCCCGCACCCCTTTACTGAGCAATTGTGTGAATTTCGTCGGGCGCAATACGCTGCCGATTTACTGCACACACCACGCGGCATTGCACTTCGTAAACTCTGACCTTCTCCCGTTTTTGTCGCGGCAAAACCCAGCAGTGGCGACTGCTCTGGAGAGCGTAGACGTGCGCATCTACGTCGGCTTCGCAACGTGTTTCTTGGCGGGCTCTGTCTTCTACTGGGTGGGTAAGACCCCGATCCTGGGCTGGACTCTTCACCCGCCAAAGCTGCCGCGCCGTAACGCGCGCTGA
- a CDS encoding polyadenylate-specific 3'-exoribonuclease AS encodes MRYFYDTEFIENGRTIDLVSIGVVAEDGREFYAVSSEFDATKAGPWVRRHVLNQLPPKSDAAWMNRETLRRKLYEFLLPGHIPGQRLSYSERPELWAWVGAYDHVAFAQLWGDMTGLPQEMPRFTRELKQLWELAGCPRLPEPPSNAHDALADARFNVVKYRLSMEALRKKG; translated from the coding sequence GTGCGCTATTTCTACGACACGGAATTTATCGAAAACGGACGGACGATCGACCTCGTCTCCATTGGCGTGGTTGCCGAAGACGGCCGCGAGTTTTACGCCGTGTCCTCTGAGTTCGACGCCACTAAGGCCGGGCCATGGGTTCGCCGCCATGTTCTCAACCAGCTGCCTCCAAAGTCGGACGCCGCATGGATGAACCGTGAGACTCTACGTCGTAAGCTGTATGAATTTCTGTTGCCGGGGCACATTCCAGGCCAGCGATTGAGCTACTCCGAGCGCCCAGAGCTCTGGGCGTGGGTTGGAGCCTATGATCACGTGGCCTTCGCCCAATTGTGGGGAGATATGACCGGTTTACCTCAGGAGATGCCGCGCTTCACGCGCGAACTCAAGCAGCTGTGGGAATTGGCGGGCTGCCCACGTCTGCCAGAGCCACCGAGCAATGCGCATGACGCCCTGGCCGATGCGCGCTTCAACGTCGTGAAGTATCGCTTGTCCATGGAGGCTTTGCGCAAGAAGGGGTAG
- a CDS encoding class II 3-deoxy-7-phosphoheptulonate synthase → MAWTIDAPLDELPDLPPLPQEIADKLNDVLSRDAKQQPSWDPEHAARVRKILESVPPIVVAPEVRRLSKQLRDVALGKAFLLQGGDCAETFESNTEPHIRGNIKTLLQMAVVLTYGASTPVVKMARIAGQYAKPRSADRDSSGLLSYRGDLVNGVESTEEARRHDPSRMVRAYANSSAAMNLVRALTSSGTADLYKLHEWNREFVSKSPAGARYEALAEEIDRGLEFMNACGVSDSQLHTADIYASHESLVMDYERSMLRLGHGDKGEDALYNLSAHQVWVGERTRGLEDAHIQFISMIANPVGVKIGPTTTPEEAVDYVRTLDPNNEPGRLTLISRMGYDKVRSVLPEIVKAVEATGHKVIWQCDPMHGNTYTASNGYKTRDFDRIIDEVQGFFEVHRALGTHPGGIHVELTGEDVTEVVGGGQSITDVDLPERYATTVDPRLNTQQSLELAFLVAEMLRN, encoded by the coding sequence ATGGCTTGGACTATTGACGCACCTCTTGATGAACTCCCAGACCTGCCACCGCTGCCGCAGGAAATCGCTGACAAGCTCAACGATGTACTGTCACGTGACGCGAAGCAGCAGCCTAGCTGGGACCCTGAGCATGCCGCTCGTGTGCGCAAGATTCTGGAATCGGTGCCGCCGATCGTCGTTGCCCCTGAAGTGCGCCGCCTGAGCAAGCAGCTCCGCGACGTGGCACTTGGCAAGGCATTCCTGTTGCAGGGTGGCGACTGTGCCGAGACTTTCGAATCGAACACGGAACCTCACATCCGCGGCAACATTAAGACTCTGCTGCAGATGGCTGTGGTTTTGACCTACGGTGCGTCCACACCTGTGGTGAAGATGGCCCGTATTGCTGGCCAGTACGCCAAGCCTCGCTCTGCCGATCGCGATTCTTCTGGGCTGCTGAGCTACCGTGGCGACCTGGTCAATGGTGTGGAGTCTACGGAGGAAGCCCGCCGGCACGATCCATCCCGCATGGTTCGCGCTTACGCAAATTCGTCCGCGGCGATGAACCTGGTTCGCGCACTGACCAGCTCTGGCACCGCCGACCTTTACAAGCTGCATGAGTGGAACCGCGAGTTCGTGTCCAAGTCTCCGGCCGGCGCTCGTTACGAGGCGCTGGCGGAGGAGATCGACCGCGGACTGGAGTTCATGAACGCATGTGGTGTGTCTGATTCCCAACTGCACACCGCGGATATTTACGCCTCGCACGAGTCCCTGGTGATGGATTACGAGCGTTCCATGCTGCGCCTAGGCCACGGCGATAAGGGCGAGGATGCGCTGTACAACCTGTCTGCTCACCAGGTGTGGGTTGGTGAGCGCACCCGCGGTCTCGAGGACGCACACATCCAGTTCATTTCCATGATTGCTAACCCAGTGGGCGTGAAGATTGGTCCAACGACCACTCCCGAGGAAGCCGTTGATTACGTGCGCACCTTGGATCCGAACAACGAGCCAGGTCGCCTGACCCTCATCTCCCGGATGGGCTACGACAAGGTCCGCTCTGTACTGCCGGAGATCGTGAAGGCCGTGGAGGCCACTGGGCACAAGGTCATTTGGCAGTGCGACCCGATGCACGGCAACACCTACACTGCATCCAACGGATACAAGACCCGCGACTTCGATCGAATCATCGACGAGGTTCAGGGCTTCTTCGAGGTTCACCGCGCCTTGGGCACCCACCCTGGCGGTATCCATGTTGAGCTCACTGGTGAGGACGTCACCGAGGTTGTCGGTGGTGGCCAGTCCATCACGGATGTTGATCTGCCTGAGCGCTACGCCACCACTGTGGACCCACGTCTGAACACTCAGCAGTCCCTCGAGCTCGCGTTCCTCGTGGCAGAAATGCTGCGTAACTAG